From the Gouania willdenowi chromosome 19, fGouWil2.1, whole genome shotgun sequence genome, one window contains:
- the sult2st2 gene encoding sulfotransferase family 2, cytosolic sulfotransferase 2 isoform X3 has translation MTEAELYSLYKGVYLPAALHPPTSLSFYQHFTFRSDDILIATYPKSGTTWTQEIIPLIISGGDAASVETLPNWDRVPWLEESRASLLKLEERPSPRMFTTHFHYNMMPESFFQVRPKLLSHLQVIYVMRNPKDVFTSAYHYYGITSFLVKPGSQKEFLHKFLDGKVIFGSWFDHVKGWLNADYKENILYVSYEEMIKDLQGSVSRMAEFLNKPLDVEVMEKIAERCSFKNMKQNDMSNYSLVPSEFMDQTKSAFLRKGIAGDWKNLLTAEETEHFDAVYKEKMKA, from the exons ATGACCGAGGCTGAGCTGTATTCTCTGTATAAAGGCGTGTATTTACCCGCTGCTCTGCACCCTCCAACCAGTCTGAGCTTCTACCAACACTTCACCTTCCGCTCCGACGACATTCTCATCGCTACTTATCCAAAGTCAG GTACGACTTGGACTCAGGAGATCATCCCTCTGATCATCAGTGGAGGCGATGCAGCATCTGTTGAGACTTTGCCAAACTGGGATCGTGTTCCGTGGTTGGAGGAGAGTCGAGCGTCCCTCCTGAAGCTTGAAGAGAGGCCGTCTCCTCGCATGTTCACCACACACTTCCACTATAACATGATGCCAGAATCCTTTTTCCAAGTCAGGCCAAAG CTCCTTTCCCACCTCCAGGTGATCTACGTCATGAGGAACCCCAAAGATGTCTTTACATCTGCATATCACTATTACGGGATCACATCCTTCCTGGTGAAACCAGGCTCACAGAAAGAGTTCCTCCACAAGTTCCTTGATGGAAAAG TGATCTTTGGCTCGTGGTTCGATCATGTGAAGGGCTGGCTGAATGCTGATTACAAAGAGAACATCCTCTACGTGTCTTATGAAGAGATGATAAAGGACCTTCAGGGCTCCGTGAGCCGAATGGCTGAGTTCCTGAACAAACCTCTGGATGTTGAGGTGATGGAAAAAATAGCAGAGCGCTGTTCCTTCAAGAACATGAAGCAGAACGACATGTCCAACTACTCATTGGTACCCTCTGAGTTCATGGACCAGACCaagtctgcattcctcagaaaaG GAATTGCCGGAGATTGGAAAAATCTGCTGACTGCTGAAGAGACGGAGCACTTTGATGCTGTTtacaaagagaaaatgaaag CTTGA
- the sult2st2 gene encoding sulfotransferase family 2, cytosolic sulfotransferase 2 isoform X2 encodes MTEAELYSLYKGVYLPAALHPPTSLSFYQHFTFRSDDILIATYPKSGTTWTQEIIPLIISGGDAASVETLPNWDRVPWLEESRASLLKLEERPSPRMFTTHFHYNMMPESFFQVRPKVIYVMRNPKDVFTSAYHYYGITSFLVKPGSQKEFLHKFLDGKVIFGSWFDHVKGWLNADYKENILYVSYEEMIKDLQGSVSRMAEFLNKPLDVEVMEKIAERCSFKNMKQNDMSNYSLVPSEFMDQTKSAFLRKGIAGDWKNLLTAEETEHFDAVYKEKMKGLEYNFDWD; translated from the exons ATGACCGAGGCTGAGCTGTATTCTCTGTATAAAGGCGTGTATTTACCCGCTGCTCTGCACCCTCCAACCAGTCTGAGCTTCTACCAACACTTCACCTTCCGCTCCGACGACATTCTCATCGCTACTTATCCAAAGTCAG GTACGACTTGGACTCAGGAGATCATCCCTCTGATCATCAGTGGAGGCGATGCAGCATCTGTTGAGACTTTGCCAAACTGGGATCGTGTTCCGTGGTTGGAGGAGAGTCGAGCGTCCCTCCTGAAGCTTGAAGAGAGGCCGTCTCCTCGCATGTTCACCACACACTTCCACTATAACATGATGCCAGAATCCTTTTTCCAAGTCAGGCCAAAG GTGATCTACGTCATGAGGAACCCCAAAGATGTCTTTACATCTGCATATCACTATTACGGGATCACATCCTTCCTGGTGAAACCAGGCTCACAGAAAGAGTTCCTCCACAAGTTCCTTGATGGAAAAG TGATCTTTGGCTCGTGGTTCGATCATGTGAAGGGCTGGCTGAATGCTGATTACAAAGAGAACATCCTCTACGTGTCTTATGAAGAGATGATAAAGGACCTTCAGGGCTCCGTGAGCCGAATGGCTGAGTTCCTGAACAAACCTCTGGATGTTGAGGTGATGGAAAAAATAGCAGAGCGCTGTTCCTTCAAGAACATGAAGCAGAACGACATGTCCAACTACTCATTGGTACCCTCTGAGTTCATGGACCAGACCaagtctgcattcctcagaaaaG GAATTGCCGGAGATTGGAAAAATCTGCTGACTGCTGAAGAGACGGAGCACTTTGATGCTGTTtacaaagagaaaatgaaaggtCTTGAATACAACTTTGACTGGGATTAA
- the sult2st2 gene encoding sulfotransferase family 2, cytosolic sulfotransferase 2 isoform X1 produces the protein MTEAELYSLYKGVYLPAALHPPTSLSFYQHFTFRSDDILIATYPKSGTTWTQEIIPLIISGGDAASVETLPNWDRVPWLEESRASLLKLEERPSPRMFTTHFHYNMMPESFFQVRPKLLSHLQVIYVMRNPKDVFTSAYHYYGITSFLVKPGSQKEFLHKFLDGKVIFGSWFDHVKGWLNADYKENILYVSYEEMIKDLQGSVSRMAEFLNKPLDVEVMEKIAERCSFKNMKQNDMSNYSLVPSEFMDQTKSAFLRKGIAGDWKNLLTAEETEHFDAVYKEKMKGLEYNFDWD, from the exons ATGACCGAGGCTGAGCTGTATTCTCTGTATAAAGGCGTGTATTTACCCGCTGCTCTGCACCCTCCAACCAGTCTGAGCTTCTACCAACACTTCACCTTCCGCTCCGACGACATTCTCATCGCTACTTATCCAAAGTCAG GTACGACTTGGACTCAGGAGATCATCCCTCTGATCATCAGTGGAGGCGATGCAGCATCTGTTGAGACTTTGCCAAACTGGGATCGTGTTCCGTGGTTGGAGGAGAGTCGAGCGTCCCTCCTGAAGCTTGAAGAGAGGCCGTCTCCTCGCATGTTCACCACACACTTCCACTATAACATGATGCCAGAATCCTTTTTCCAAGTCAGGCCAAAG CTCCTTTCCCACCTCCAGGTGATCTACGTCATGAGGAACCCCAAAGATGTCTTTACATCTGCATATCACTATTACGGGATCACATCCTTCCTGGTGAAACCAGGCTCACAGAAAGAGTTCCTCCACAAGTTCCTTGATGGAAAAG TGATCTTTGGCTCGTGGTTCGATCATGTGAAGGGCTGGCTGAATGCTGATTACAAAGAGAACATCCTCTACGTGTCTTATGAAGAGATGATAAAGGACCTTCAGGGCTCCGTGAGCCGAATGGCTGAGTTCCTGAACAAACCTCTGGATGTTGAGGTGATGGAAAAAATAGCAGAGCGCTGTTCCTTCAAGAACATGAAGCAGAACGACATGTCCAACTACTCATTGGTACCCTCTGAGTTCATGGACCAGACCaagtctgcattcctcagaaaaG GAATTGCCGGAGATTGGAAAAATCTGCTGACTGCTGAAGAGACGGAGCACTTTGATGCTGTTtacaaagagaaaatgaaaggtCTTGAATACAACTTTGACTGGGATTAA
- the LOC114481868 gene encoding uncharacterized protein LOC114481868, with product MLVHLSVLLMLSGLTGVSSITTISRVSVKANSFISIPCLYDPKFKTNVKYLCEGEEWPICTYVAKTNEVNSERFRINDDVSQNVFTVRIRFYKNLLNRKGVYWCAVEIIKDPDVMDSFYLSLASGKNYFNQCQRILQKVVVPQPVLWKNFILWENMILSFEHRCSMGTHVIRVNAIEEVQVACIGHPLLHVDNQEVTASPGDNVTIKCYYGNAGHSRWCRLGGFCVTGLFGTLDGTHVIIDHNVPGVFTVTMGRVRTESRGWYFCARGSLQMPVHLIIIQQPSTKVRQFLSPFPTAKSFFSTSASAAETSASAGETSASAGETSISPDETSDSAVPNRVLVYSLTFSITVVLCAVTAGVMIVICFKVKRSTQTRSSSTEADDEVEYSVVTYRRKASAKENAKKLRELFKEHEKKNLGGVVLYLKSVYHF from the exons ATGTTGGTTCACCTCAGCGTTCTCCTCATGCTCTCTGGACTCACAG GTGTCTCCAGTATAACTACCATAAGTCGAGTCTCTGTGAAGGCGAACTCGTTCATCTCGATCCCGTGTCTTTACGATCCAAAGTTCAAAACCAATGTGAAATACCTGTGTGAAGGAGAAGAATGGCCCATCTGTACATACGTCGCAAAAACAAATGAAGTCAACTCCGAGAGGTTTAGGATCAACGATGACGTGAGCCAAAATGTCTTCACAGTGAGAATCCGTTTCTACAAAAACCTCCTGAACAGGAAAGGTGTTTACTGGTGTGCTGTAGAGATAATCAAGGACCCCGATGTAATGGACTCATTTTATTTGTCACTCGCCTCAGGTAAGAACTACTTCAATCAATGTCAAAGAATCTTGCAGAAAGTTGTGGTTCCTCAACCTGTTCTTTGGAAAAACTTTATTCTCTGGGAGAATATGATTCTTTCTTTTGAACA CCGTTGTTCCATGGGTACTCACGTCATCAGAGTCAATGCCATCGAGGAGGTCCAGGTTGCTTGTATTG GTCATCCTTTGCTGCACGTTGACAATCAGGAAGTGACTGCATCTCCAGGGGATAATGTAACCATCAAGTGTTACTATGGAAATGCTGGTCACAGTCGGTGGTGCAGACTGGGAGGCTTCTGTGTGACTGGGCTTTTTGGGACACTGGATGGAACCCATGTGATCATAGATCACAATGTGcctggtgttttcactgtgaCGATGGGAAGAGTTCGGACTGAGAGCAGAGGCTGGTATTTCTGTGCCAGAGGATCTCTGCAGATGCCAGTGCATTTGATTATTATACAACAACCTTCTACCA AAGTCAGACAGTTCCTCAGCCCTTTTCCTACAGCTAAAAGTTTCTTCAGCACATCTGCCTCTGCAGCAGAAACATCTGCCTCTGCAGGAGAAACATCGGCCTCTGCAGGAGAAACATCTATCTCTCCAGATGAAACATCTGACTCTGCAGTGCCTAA TAGAGTGCTCGTCTACTCTCTGACTTTCAGCATTACTGTGGTTCTATGTGCCGTCACTGCAGGCGTGATGATTGTCATCTGTTTCAAAGTGAAAAGAAGCA CACAGACAAGAAGCTCATCAACAGAG GCAGATGACGAGGTTGAATACAGTGTAGTAACCTACAGAAGGAAAGCCTCTGCAAAG GAAAATGCCAAAAAGCTCAGAGAGTTGTTTAAAGAGCATGAAAAGAAGAATCTAGGAGGAGTTGTCCTGTATTTAAAGTctgtttaccatttttaa